From the Chitinispirillales bacterium genome, one window contains:
- a CDS encoding NAD(P)/FAD-dependent oxidoreductase, with amino-acid sequence MENKKYDIAVIGAGLGGLVASAILAKNGRKILLVEQHSVAGGCATTFKRKGFSMEVGLHEIDGLYPKDNKVALFEKLDVFKNVEFLKSREFYKVQNTDKTIDFTMGNGVEAVQTELCRRFPEDKKGIKKFFSTLLGIRRDLYIVTNNPKLKFLILAFSPFIIPHLIGNYNQTLGKFLDKYIKSENLKLILAANTNYFHDNPYELSIIWFASAQANYIIGGGHFVKGGSQNLSNYFAKIIKENGGELVFNTAVTQIITDETAAKVVGIKAKNQKNEVSEFYADKIIANCAIPVLYDLLPPIQSGILREKYKKFKPACSLLSVYIGFSKSLNEVGVNAYSTIILSEKFKTLNDLAVNMNSDFETVPIIFVDYGQIDDSMSPKGKSCGSICLTDYIENWENLTDEEYKSKKKNVAEILINRLNNEFNGIKDLIEGYEVGTPRTICNYTGNPFGSAYGFAQIPGQMITQRPKHKTPIKNLYISSAYSIPGGGFSGTILGGAMCASEIIKEYKKS; translated from the coding sequence GTGGAAAATAAAAAATACGATATAGCCGTTATCGGCGCAGGATTGGGCGGGCTTGTCGCATCTGCGATTTTGGCGAAAAACGGACGTAAAATTTTGCTTGTAGAACAGCATTCCGTAGCAGGCGGCTGCGCGACGACATTCAAACGTAAAGGGTTTTCAATGGAAGTCGGCTTGCACGAAATTGACGGGCTTTATCCGAAAGATAATAAAGTCGCTTTGTTTGAAAAATTAGATGTTTTTAAGAATGTGGAATTTTTAAAATCACGCGAATTCTACAAAGTTCAAAATACCGATAAAACTATTGATTTTACCATGGGAAACGGTGTCGAAGCGGTGCAAACGGAATTATGCCGACGTTTTCCGGAAGATAAAAAGGGAATTAAAAAATTCTTTTCGACATTATTAGGAATTCGCCGAGACCTTTACATAGTTACAAATAATCCGAAACTAAAATTTCTGATTTTGGCTTTTTCACCGTTCATAATTCCGCATTTGATTGGAAATTACAACCAAACGCTTGGAAAATTTTTAGATAAGTACATAAAAAGCGAGAATTTGAAACTTATTTTAGCGGCGAACACAAACTATTTCCACGATAATCCGTACGAACTTTCAATTATATGGTTCGCTTCGGCGCAGGCTAATTATATTATCGGCGGCGGACACTTTGTTAAAGGCGGCTCACAAAATCTATCTAATTATTTTGCAAAAATAATAAAAGAAAATGGCGGCGAACTTGTTTTCAATACCGCTGTAACCCAGATAATTACAGATGAAACTGCGGCGAAAGTAGTCGGAATAAAAGCGAAAAATCAAAAAAACGAGGTTTCGGAATTTTATGCCGATAAAATCATAGCAAATTGCGCTATTCCGGTTTTATACGATTTACTTCCTCCGATTCAAAGCGGAATTTTGCGTGAAAAATACAAAAAATTTAAGCCTGCCTGTTCGCTTTTATCGGTCTATATCGGATTTTCAAAATCGCTCAACGAAGTCGGCGTAAATGCGTATTCCACGATAATTCTCAGCGAAAAATTCAAAACGCTCAACGATCTTGCTGTAAATATGAATTCGGACTTTGAAACCGTTCCAATAATTTTTGTTGACTATGGGCAAATTGACGATTCAATGTCGCCGAAAGGTAAAAGTTGCGGTTCAATTTGTTTGACCGATTATATTGAAAACTGGGAAAATTTGACAGACGAAGAATACAAAAGCAAGAAAAAGAATGTCGCCGAGATTTTGATAAACCGTTTAAATAACGAATTTAACGGAATTAAAGATTTGATTGAAGGTTACGAAGTCGGTACGCCGCGAACGATATGCAATTATACCGGAAATCCGTTTGGGTCGGCTTACGGTTTTGCACAGATTCCGGGGCAGATGATAACGCAGCGTCCAAAACATAAGACGCCTATAAAAAATTTGTATATTTCATCTGCGTATTCGATTCCGGGCGGCGGTTTCAGCGGGACGATTTTAGGCGGAGCTATGTGCGCTTCGGAAATAATCAAAGAATATAAAAAGAGTTAA
- a CDS encoding TRAP transporter TatT component family protein, which translates to MRLFFLVAILSLFLLNGCSKIILNKVSNGLSGGGSSSFIMNDDDPEFIAEALPLALKVYEGIIEGNPKHAGIRAAAAMGFTSYAYAFIHYNADTSSDEALRKHLYVRARNMYIRARDYGISALELKYPDFKKNLAKDIDGTLSKVKAADIDLLYWSGMAWMGAFTCDKFNMKLALTVPQAKALLFRVAELNPDYGNGVIDEFLITFYGSMPPSMGGDTAKARVHFERAVELSDGKNYSPYINFVQAVSVAQQNEKEFDELLDIASKIRIDDVPNMKLLRILQLERVRYLIANKDEFIIPKVFETEHVSDAEIIPADEYLDENDE; encoded by the coding sequence ATGCGTTTGTTTTTTTTAGTTGCGATTTTATCGCTTTTTTTGTTAAACGGCTGTTCAAAAATAATTTTGAACAAGGTTTCAAACGGGCTTTCCGGCGGCGGTTCTTCTTCGTTTATTATGAACGACGATGATCCGGAATTTATCGCCGAAGCGCTTCCTCTAGCGTTGAAAGTGTACGAAGGGATTATTGAAGGCAACCCCAAACACGCGGGGATTCGCGCAGCGGCGGCAATGGGATTTACGTCTTACGCTTATGCGTTTATTCACTATAACGCCGACACGTCAAGCGACGAAGCTTTGCGAAAACATCTTTACGTTCGAGCGAGAAATATGTATATTCGCGCAAGAGACTACGGTATCTCGGCTTTGGAGTTAAAATATCCCGATTTCAAAAAGAATTTGGCAAAGGATATCGACGGAACGCTTTCAAAAGTAAAAGCGGCGGACATCGACTTGCTTTACTGGTCAGGAATGGCATGGATGGGCGCATTTACCTGCGACAAATTTAATATGAAATTAGCGCTCACAGTTCCGCAAGCCAAAGCGTTGCTTTTTCGTGTCGCAGAATTAAATCCCGACTACGGAAACGGCGTTATCGACGAATTTTTAATAACATTCTACGGCTCAATGCCGCCGTCTATGGGAGGCGATACGGCGAAAGCGAGAGTACATTTTGAACGAGCCGTTGAACTTTCGGACGGCAAGAATTATTCACCGTATATAAATTTTGTGCAAGCGGTTTCTGTCGCGCAACAAAACGAAAAAGAATTTGACGAACTTTTGGACATCGCCTCAAAAATTAGAATTGACGATGTTCCCAATATGAAATTATTACGGATTTTGCAGCTTGAAAGGGTGCGTTATTTAATTGCAAATAAAGACGAATTCATAATTCCGAAAGTATTTGAGACGGAACATGTTTCGGATGCGGAAATAATTCCCGCCGACGAATATTTAGACGAAAATGACGAGTAG